AGAAATCAAATGCAGAACTAACAACTGAGAAAGAGGAACTTGAACGGAAATTGTCGTCAATAGAGAGTCAACTTGAAGAAGCTCAGAATGAAGTAAAGTGGGAAGAAAACAATGCGTTGTCTTTAGAAGCTCAAGTAAGTGGAAAATTAATGATGTTTGGTAACTAGATAGTATTTACAAGTGAAATTTGCTTTTGGACATGCATGAATATTATAGATAGACAGTCTGGCGGCACCCTTTTTAGATGTCTTCTTTCGGTATTTCATATgtaggaaaaaaatcaacatataTCCGGaatcttttctgttttcttacTCAACCCAATGACGTTAACATTCTAGACTACATGTGCCGTAcatgacaacactgtcaattGTATTTGATGGTATATCACAATCAGTTCAATGAGTACTATTGAGTAGTCTTTAAAAATTTGTTGTTACTCAGACACTAAAAGTgcattgatatttaaaattgataCATAGGAATGGCAGGTGAAggaaatattattataatatttgatattctatgagaaaaacattaaaaacaaatggCATGAATACTTTctgtacaaaaatatatttgtgtACAAGTTGTTATGACCAGGTTGGTGTTGTTGCAGATAATGATTTGTTGGTAGCTTTAAGTTAATCCCAGTAGCTTTTTCAGACAAGTAATAGTACACCAAATCTTACACCAGAGACAAGTGAATTGAAAAAGCATAAATCATATAGACAGGTGATTTCTCATGCAATTAGTTACATTTACAGGGTCAGGAAGAgttcttgaaaatgaaactgaGTCCTGGAAAGTCGTGGAAATTGATAACCcacccacaattttcaaaaatgacaagatgtgatatcataaaaatgatatgtgATATCATAAAAGTGATATGTAAAATGatgtataaaaatgataaattgaaaaaaatgatatctgAAAAATAAGTTTTTGGACCttaaaaagtccttgaaaattactgaaaaagtccttgaaagtccttgaattttaagtgactttcAGTGGATGGACCCTGCATTTATAATATCATGAATTTGGATAGAGAGTGGAAAAGCAACAGTCTGATTACCTGGTTTGAATCTGAAGATTGAATATTTTTCCACAGGTCGAATctatacaaatattaaatatgttTCCACAGGTAAAATCTTTacaaatgtttaatatttttccacAGGTCGAATctatacaaatattaaatatgttTCCACAAgtaaaatctttacaaatattgaatttgtttCCACAGGTAGAATCGTTACAAATAGAAATTACACAACTCAGAGAAGATTACAATAGAATTTTATCAGACAAGGAGACAATAGAAGGTGAAGTATTGTCACTGACATCACAAATGGAAGAAGCTAAAGTTCCAATTGACAGAAGTAAGACTCCTGATAGCCGAGCTAGAACACCAGACTCACAGGTTAgttgttgtaaaatttacaacaaaTGAATTTCTATGAGAAGTATACTGTAGTCCATGCTGAGAAACTGCCAATGCTCTATCTGTTGTACTTATTAGATTTTCATTCATCAAGTTTCTACAGTGATATTAGTATAGATAATAGATATGAATTTCTTTTGCCATACTGACTTTTTTATTAAAGTGTGCAGAAAATATGATTGATCTTTTCAAATGAGAATATTCAGCACTTTCCATCTAATGAGCTTATCACAAACATTCTTTCTGTAAATACTTCTAAGCGAAGTAACTAAATCAGTCAGTATAAAGAGTTGCTCACTGTAATTGTGATATTCTCAAATTTGAGTAtcagattttattttgaaaggttCAGCTGCAGTGATTCATCTAGGAATTCCAAACCAGAACATTTCAAACTGTTGTATGATCAAATTACACATTGCAACACACAGTACTTGAAATCAGTCAGTGATATTAGTGTCTACAATGCTTCAGCAATTCTGTGGCAGTCCCTTCTCAAGCGTCATCTATCAGTCTTTTATTTGCTATGTCTATACAAACAGCATGGACAAAGCTTGAATGTGATTTAGAAATTTAAAACTACTTATTTCACAAGATACCATTCACAATGTTGTTGCAACCAATATCACCATCACAGCTATTATACTCAGAATGTATTTTGCATGCAAAGTTGACTCTTCATTAGTAGTGATAATGCATGGTcataatattttctttcatataAATCATGCGTGTGTTGATCATCAGTTTCTGAGTTGGATTTTGTCTTGGCGATTTTTAACTTATGACTACCATTACTACATATTTCACTAAATGCATTATTCTTTTTCAAATATGAGTGAAAATGCCTGCAAATTGCCATTTTCTCACTGTCTTGTTTGCCATGCTCTCTTTTTCTCTAATCATAATCTTGCTATATCTTAATTTCTCTGTCTTGGACACCATCAGGCATCGGCTGCTAGCATTTCAATATCTGAGGATAAGGTAACGATAAGTGTCCTTTTGATTTCATGTTATATAGTATCACAGTTAACACAAATGTTTGAATGTTTCTGTACAGTAGTGTAGATAATGCAGATAATGGGACAACATTATTTTAGTTTTGATGATGTATGATGGTTATTGcaaatatttgtgtgtgtgtgtgtgtgtttatgtagtGCATACGTATCTATATATTAAGAGGAAGAGAAGAGAGTTTAATGTTTTTACTACACAAGCGCTATTATAGATGGAAAtagctcactgtttagaattGTGGATGTTTACCATTGATAATGAGTCATTTTCATCAGACTCAAACAACTCTCATCATTACACTTTGTacaaatgaatattattattatcatgatGAATTTCAAGCATCAAATGTATATAGACACATTCAGACCAAAGCTGTTGCAATGATGTTGCTTCTGTCAGTATATTGATGTAAATTAAACATTTAATGCTCAAAGCATGACAGGTTAATGTTCATTGATACAAAGTGGACTATTATGAGTTTTGTTTCTACCGTACATATCTGGAGATAACTAATCACTGATAGAGAATATCCATATACTTCAGACTGTACACTATGTATGCAATAGGCCCACACTTTGCTTTAATGTAATAAATTACCCCAGGCTTGAAACCAAACCCCGTTTACCTTCCCCAGTTTTTGCTGTGCTGCATAATCTCATAAACATATGCTTCagtaaatttaaacaaaaaggTAGCGGAAATGACTGATGTGAATTTCACCAGTTGTTGATGAACTAGTGAAATTCAACCAGTCCAGATACAAGTAAGTATTGCTTGTGTTAACAGCGACAGAAGATTTGAATGTTGACTGCTAAAGCCAGCTAGTATATTTGAATTCAGGCTTTGCTTGCTCATCTCTGTAGAATTGATGTGATATACTGAGAGAATTTATCTGAACACTATGTGGTATTGACACTTAATTCTGCTGATTAAGTAACTTGATTACCCTGGTAACATGTGACCTGTAGTTCCAGTAGCTGCTGTCACTAGGTGACAGGGTGGCCTTCGCCAAGTAAATCTAACCTAGCATTTCACAGCAATCGATTCATGCTTGTAACTGCCGGTTAGTTGGGGTGCAGAAGAGGCAGCTCCCCCTGGTATTTGTCAAAATCACAGCCACCTTTTGTCCATTGTTATTGATCACATGTTATATCATGAACCCATTCATctccattttcaaatttggacAGCCAACATAGCCAACTTAGCTGGTAAAACAATAGGGCTGGACCAAAATTTGAtaatgaaagggttaaaatttgTTATATGTCACTGTCATTAACTCTGGACAAATGGATTTGCCCTCTCCTGCTTCAATTGCTGCACaaatattgctaagttatctacAGCAAATTATCAATCAAAAATCATACCAAatgtaaactttaaaatcaatttgaaaatatatgaagATCAGATGCTCATCACTAACAACTGAATACTTTTTGTACAATTTGCAAATACTTACAGCTTGCAGCTCTGAAATCAGAGGTCAAAGTTTGGAAGGAAAGACATGGTCAACTCAACACTGAAAAGAGAGTCTTGGACAAAAAGCTAGATAGTACAACCAAAGAGTTGGAAAATGCCAAGAAGTGCATCAAGAGATTGGAAAGTAGTGCTGATGCTGTGGTTTCTAAGGTAAATGGAATGTATTATAGCCAGTGATGTTACAGTACATGAAGAATAGTGTCACCTCAGAGACAACATTTCAGATACTCAGATTTTAACAGTGTAGGTCTGCTTCTTATGTGAACTCTTGAAATCTGTTGAGTTAAAAaagttttcactttgttttgtcaaaaatagagaaacaaatttcataaatGTCAATAAATTTTTTCGCAATTTATATCTCTCatcttttgatttgcatgtagtCCCTTAATTCTTGAAACCAACTTCATCTAtagtcattttcatgaaactgCTCAAGCTCAGgctaatttgtaaattttcacaaacagcGACTGGTCACAAAGACTTACATGGTGATACTCTTGATATTGTTTTAGGATGCAGATGAAGTTAGAAGATTAGCTGCAATAAAGGAATCTTTGGAGCAGGAACTGAGTGTTGTCAAATCCTTGGCAGGTGTCAGGCAGACACAGTCAGAGTCATTACAGAAGGAACTGAACAATATCAGAAACTTGGCTGATGAGAGACTCCAAGAGATCAGAAATCTGCAGGAAGGACTCAAAAACACGCAGAAACTCGCCAAGGGTCGGGAGCATGAGATTGACTCTTTGCAACAAGAGTTAGTGGGAACCAGTGGTCTTGCTGAGGACAGGCATAGACAACTGGAACAACTGCATGAAGAACTAGAAACAGCAAAAATCTTAGCTGACTCGGAACACAGAGAGGTAGGAATGCTGATGGAACAGCTACAAAGCATCAATGAACTCACTGAGAGCAGAAACAGAGAAGTTGAGTCTTTGAAGAAGGAAATGGAGACGGCAACAAGATGGGCAGAAGATAAACAGCTGGAGCTACAAACTCTTGAACAAGACTTACTAGGGACACAGAGAGTAGCTGAAGGCAGACAGAAACAAATAGAGTCTTTACAAGCACTTGTGGCGTAAGTCTTTATGACTCGGACAGTGTATGTAGTCAGTCAGAAAGAAACATTTTGTGATTATTCTCAAATTGAATTCAGATTatacaaaattttattcttaatgGAAAACATCaatcaaatttttatcattcatTGTATCATATATTGTCCACATCCTTCTCAGCTCTACAACCTTATCCTAAAAACTATTTTGATTCCTTttttgacaaatactgcacATTTCACTGTAACAAATCATATCTTTTTATATCAACAATGGGTATTATTATTTAAAGCACTCTTCCTTTCATGGACTAATGAATCAACATTCATTCCAGATATAACATCAGTTTTACAATGGTTTACCCTAAAGTTTAAGGGTTACATTCTTAACAGCTACTTAAGAATAATGCACAATTGGAGTTGGGTTTCAAAAATCATACTAGTTTTCTTTATTGCTGAATTCTATATTGACTTATTGTCACACCAACAAATATTCCATATTCTCTCACAGTGATTCTTTGAATTTTTTCCTTTTAAGTTGACATTTAAGTTGAACTGTACACACCCAATATGTCACAAGTTAATCATTTCTGTTTTCATTAGTTCTTCTTTTAATCAACATCCTCTATTTCTTCCTTATTTGCATGAATTGTACATTGACCATGTCGTCTTCACCTCATTGGTTTCTTCCCAAATCATCCATCCAACCAGCATTGATCTCTGTCAGGCCAGGTAAACTGAATTTTACAGCTCTCATGTAGCACTAGTATTATGCTAGTAGTGTAGTAAGTAGGGTGTAGGATACTTTATTCATTGTTCTGACACTGGTGGTTGGAAATCTCTACCGCAGGTGGTGTTTACAAACTTGACAACAGTGTCTTCTTGTTAAATGCACTGTTTAGCACACTAGTCTCATATCAAATGACACTGTACTTATCTCAGCATTGTCTGTCTAAGATGTTTTCCATTTCAGTACAGTGTCAGGTACATAAATCACTGATAGGTCCCAAACTAAATAATCTggaacaaattttcatttttcagaaatgagaaaaaatgtaaaaaaattagaaaagttaTAAAAAGCTCAAACTCATCTTTTCTTGAAAACATTACTACACGACAGTTCAGGAATATCTGTCATGACATTGTTCTGCTCTCATTATTACATGATTTTTTTGTCAGATCttattattgtaaattttttatgGTAACTTGTGTTTCACAACAATTTTTGCTCAGTGACCACAGTGAAGCTAACTCAACCCAGGGACAAAAGACAGCACTGTTATTAGCTGAAACACGTTCTAACAGAGAAGAAATTGAAAGACTCACAAGAGAACTCACAGTTAAGGTAATGACTgagacatgttgtgtttacacTCAGTTTTGTGTAATATTTCATGGTAGAAATTAAAActtcaattcaatgaaaaagtaCATTTTGTTCCATCTGAACGATGAAACCTACCTGTGACCCTTGCAATGGTAGAAAAGTGTTAAAGGTAACAGTAATGCTGTTGCCCTCGTTTTTGCAGAGTGACAAATTTTGCATAACCACTTGGATGTGATTGTTTAGCTTTGTTTTACTAACAATTTGATAAGTTTTGATTTCAATAACATAGTaggaatttcattttctgtacAGATGAAGGAAGCTGCAGCTGACAGAGAAGTGAATGAATATTTATGTAATGAGAAATACAAACTACAAAGTGAGAAATGCAAATTAGAAGATGAATTGGCTGCCGTCAAAGATgagtttgagaaatttaaattaaaccacacagctgatgacaaaatattgaaagcggAGGTCAATGAACTTAAGGCAAAGGTAAAGACTTAATTTGTTCGTACATAACTcattagttttgtcatagaGAGAATGACAACCTTGTTTCATGACATTGATTTTAATACCAGCAGTGCTTTAGGGATTAGAGCATTTACATTGAAACTTTACCAGTACAAATCATTTCAAGTTTAAACCACAATTCTATGATGCTCAGTGTTGCTAGTACTATCAGTGGGTTTTAAGAAGGTATGGGAAGACAGGTAAATGATTTAGTAACCTGGTACCATTTCCATTCACCCCTGAGAGGATTGCATTGACTTCCCAAGGGAACCCCAGCAACATTGCTGTTGTCCCCTAATCTGAAATGCATTATATACAATGGGGAACCTGGTAAAATGACTAGAGAACTCCTCCCCTAGTCTGATTGCATTGGTATACCATGGGACCCCGGGTAACAAGCCTAGGAAACCTGGTAAAATATCCATAGTTAACGTTCTATAGCAAATACACTCAATATGCATGTTCAAAATGTCCGTAAATACACATAAAATGGTTGCCCTTTGATTTGGCATTCTTATattgcatttttacttcatttcagCTGAATACCgctgaaaaaatgaaagacaCGTTGAACTCTGAGATCTCTCAAATATCCCAAACCAAAGTTAACCTGCTGGGTTCTGATATCTCAGAGACCAGTGACAGACTTTCTtctgtgaactttgacctgGCATCGGCTaaagttgaaatagaaagtttACGGAGGGAGCATGATGTCATCAATGCTGCCCTGGCCAGTGAAAGgaaacagtgtgaaaatttgAGGGTAAGTTAGTTCACTCATTATACAAGTTGCAAATGTGAGTTTTTGGTCGCTGTCAGTGACTTAAAAATTGCCAACGCTAAATTTATTTACATTATAGAgacattatttaaaaaaaattgtcactagCTTGTCAGTATTGTCATCTTGGTTAAAACTCAAAGTGGAACGTGTCATTGTACTAATAACATGATTGTAGTTTTATTGATGTTTTGTCCTCTAAATATTTGGCATAAACATAACCTATCAATGTCTTGAACTTCTCATTGATGGTATTTAGGAGGAATGGCAGAAGGAACTGGCAAGTAAAAGACGACTGCAAGACAAGATACATGATCTTCAAGTTGAGTTAGACACTTCCAAGGCAACCATGGATGCCAGCAATGAATACGCTGCTCAGTTGCAACAAGAGAAAAATCAACTTCACAGAGGTGAGTAAGGTTGTAAGACAAAATGAGAGTATATCCCATATGAGCTGCTAAGAAATAATGCATCAGACTGATGATGTAGATGCAAGTGAGTTTTGTATTTGCTATGCAGGATGAACATTTGCAGGTTGGTCATTTGGTTCACTAATGTTTACAAACGTTTATTCAATATGAAAGTTACAGAGATACCTAAACTTTTCAACATTGGATGTCAACCTGTTGGCATGGTGACACACTAGCAGTCTTTCAATGATTGTGAAAAGATGCAACTTCAGATTGTATACtaatacaaaaaaaatgtacagaacCTAAAAATCTATAGATACAACACGAAGACAACTGCATACTTTTGATATGTTGATGGTAATAATTGTGCTGGATACTCTCAAGCTCACTCACACTTTACTTGTctgcaagtgaattttcaaggTAGAACAGGTAGATATTCAGACACAAGGTTTTACACTTACTTGTCTTTGTCAACTGTCTGTGTGCACTCATATTGAAGCTAGTACAGTagataaagttttcaccatcttgtaTTTGTGagaatcaaaaatttaaattttctccatagagttaacacagggacagtggccattttgaattgcaatttCGGTAAAATGAGGTAACTTGTTTCtcctgtaccaaaatttgtaaagTGATCTCTGATTTGTAcagtttattttgaaagagtttaaagtttccttgaagaaagtgtgacaaatgtttaagtctttcagtttcaaggCACCTATCACCTTAGAATGTcactgcaatgtttatttgcttgTTTCTGTGAAGCAAAGTCTTACATGTGAAATTCAGATACTAGAACAGAGTTTGATattgaaatcaatgaaaaattaaGCAACATTAAGGCTTCGATGCAATGGAAGAGTATGATGACGTACAAAGAAGTCAACAAGCTCTTGAAGTCAGAGTGGCATCTAAAGTTGATGTTATGTATTTGAATCATCTTGTGAATTCCCCAGATTTTCAAGACACAATCAGAAAGTTATCAGACAGGGATCACTACATCAGTAAGATCCAGGAACACACTGGACTCTCTGCTGAGAATATCACAAGACAATATGAAAGAGAGAAACACCAAGTTGAGCTGGAACGGGACAGTGCCAGGCATGAAGTCAAACGCTTGAAAGATGAAATTGAGCTGCTGGGTGAGAGACTTGAACAGAAAGATTCACAGATAATATCACTGAAACAAGCACTTCAGGAATTAGAAACACAACAAAGGTAAAATGTCATTAAAAACTTCATAATGTTTGCTTTCATTTACAATACAACGCTGTACAATGCTGTTATTCAACTTACTGCTCTAATGAGGGTTTACCTGGTACCGTACAATTTGTTAAATTCTGttgaaatttatcttttttcttCTAACTTACTTTTAATTCAgttgtaaaatacatgtatgtactttgTAGATAGATTTTATAGATGCAATATTTGTTCAAGTGTAGCTGATCTGTAGGCGTCCTTTTCgcattgataaaataattattatacTTTTACATGTACAAATTTATTGTAATTACTAAATGTCAAGAAACGATTAGCCAAAATTGAGTGTTTGCAAAATGAAGGAACAAAATTAATGACCCGACTCACTCCTGAGTCAATGTAAACAAGTCCACACCTACCATTGATAAGAATGGATGGAGAGGGGGGACCGTGGTAGTATGATATTCACATTAATATTATGTCATTCTGCAGGTTTGGACCACACCATGAGAAAGAGATACAGGTAAGAGTATtagaagaagaactgaatggaACCAAACTTCTGGCGAGTAAATTGTCACTGGAGAAACAGAGCAAAGAAGAGATGATAAATGATTTAAGAGACGCCTTGGACAAGTCTAATCGGTCTAATACCACTCTCAAACAACAGTTGAAACAACAGAGAGATGCTACAAGTAGTTTGATCAGAAACAAAGAAAGGGAACATGGCGACTTGACACAGAACCTTACCAAGGTAAATAGTAATGTATATGTCATTTCTAATTTATGTGAGAAAGTTAGAAACTAGAAATGGTTACTAAAGGGGAGTCTGTTATTGCAGATCTTTCAAGACAGCAGTTTGCCtgctaaaaataaaatgtcagtGAAAATACAGATTGATACACACAGTGTAATATAAATAGGTGTGAGTTTTTGTGTTTATCCTAGTGTACCAGTACAGATACACATAATactaaatttatttctcaataaAATTGTTATCACACCAGTGCTCTGATTTTAATTGTAATACATATCTAGTCCAGTTGCTGGATCTCTTATTTATTTTCACAGGTTTTGATTGCATAGCTCAACAAAGTTGAACCTGTGTTTGGCAACTGTAACATCTCTCAATGCATGAGTTTAATGACTTTCCTTTGCTTTCTCTACAATGTCTGATGGTCCATCAAGAGTGATGATGAGGTTAGcagttatcaataaaatcaTCAACACGACTTGTGATAGATAATACGGGCATTGACATTGTGGTTGGAACATATAACATCATATATACTAATGTCACAGATAACAGCTAAAAGTGATGTCATGTTAGAAATATCCCCATGTTGCTGACAGTGATGACTATATCATTTACCCTAAGGGTGTTAGTGACATGCTGAGAGACTGTGCATTTTGAAGTTACTGAGTGACCACAGCCAGTTTTCGTGGTTCATGATTTACAGTTGGTATGGCTGAATGTGGGGCTTTTAAGGTTACCAGCTGAACGCACCACCCAGCTAACAGACTAACCATGCAGTCATACCATATGCACCTGAAATACAGCTGATATCATGTAGATGCTAGACTAAGTGTAACTTGCAATACTGCTTACTGTAGCTCAGTAGGGTATTGAACTTATCATCACTGTAAGAAGCACTGATTCAATCACTTTTCTTTTACAAAGACAGCgtttagattttcaaaaaggGAATATTCGCTGAAAAGGGCAAATGGGCACAAATGTTCATGTAGAACTACATGTATGGGCTTTAAAATAGTTTTGATCATTTAGCGAATCCCTACCATGTACCGGTTTAAGGCTTAAAGGCGGTGTAGTAAATGTAAAGTTTGATATATATACTTGTCTTTATTTGTAAGTAAAACCAGGCAGCCgttatgtttgtatattttgcaCAACTATGGATGTCAATGAGAAATTGTTAAGTaagaaaaagtcaatttttttattttgtaatatgcaGAAGTCTAGACATTTTGAGTACAAGTTGTATTCATTTCCACATTTAAAAGCTGATTGCATTCATATACTTCTGAGAAAGTTCATTCGTCATTCAACAAGGAACAAGTATTGATCTTTGTGACGCTGAAGTCATTGTTAAACCTCTGTGTATTTTGTTCTTTTTCTGCTCAATAAGAGAATTGATCGTCAACAATGACATTATTGATTTTCATGTCTTGTTCAGTCTGAAGCGATGCTGAAGACTGCTGAGCAGAACTACCAGGTTGTGTTGGAATCCAAGACTCAGCTAGGCACTGATATGAAACTCTTAGAGAACATGATCAGTACGCTGAAGACCCAACTGATAGAGGAACGTTCCAGCCGTAAACTGGCTGAGCAGAAAGTACATGCCTTGAAGGGAACGCTGGAGGAAGAACGAAAGAAAAGGGTGAGGTTTCAAAgaatttgtctgtgtttgtcaaCAACCTTAGGATTTCTGTTGTTTTAGTTCACCACAGATGGATTACAATATATTATTGTGAATAAGTACCGAAACATTCTGATTTCTGCATCATATAAGTATTGCAAATTCCAGCCCTTGTATGATGCATAAATCAGATTCTGATTTCTGCATCATATGAGTGCTGGAATTTGCTATACTCATATGATGCATAGCAAATTCCAGCCCTCGTAGGATTACCACATTACAGAGGTATGTATAAATTGTCTCCAAACTGACATTGTACGAGCAGAAGTACTGGCTCGAACTTTCATATTACGAGTGACGTATGCAAGCTATAAGTCACACATGCCttttgacctaattttttatgaatacgcctaggactatgttgtattccatggatgaaagatttttgtttatgtgaaaGGATTTTACGACAAACGAACGCTtagacacattttctgtgtatattcGAAACTCGGAAGTAGGAGCGGGTGTGAACTtcgtatgattattttttggtCGTGAGAGCgggttcagtgcagtgcggagGAATACTTTTAGGCTTTGACTTTCGGACGAGTCTGTACGTACGGGTCAAGACTGGAGACGATGCGACACTCTCTGACTTATTATACGCCACGATGGTAGACTTTTTTGCAGACGTCGATTGTAACATTAAGCTGTTAAAGAAGAACCAAAGAAGAGGTTGCAATGTCCGAACATCAAGGAAGAGACCTCGATTGGTTGTAATGCACTTGAACCTACCGCCGTTGTaaatcttttttactttctcGAATTCGAAAGTGCAATGATTTCACATACATAAAACCTGCGTGGCTCGCGAGTCAGCTTATGACCTCGAAATAATCTGATCACCACATTATGTTaatcacagtgtacaatgaATAATATAAAGGATTTTATGAGTTGGCGGGTGTTTTTGTGGCACCCGTGTGTACCTCATGTTGTAcagtctatttgaaaatgacctctactcaacaatgattttaagactaacatttttctgacctcgcattcaacttcaagttttgaaaaagcacATTATCGGAACCACACTATTATTGGTGTGTATTGTTGAGAATACGGCCCCGCCTATTGAATAATGGTATAGTCAGGTCACTGTGGGGTCAATATTCCTGTTTGTCATCGCGGAACTTGCAGAAGCCTTACAAGATATCGATGCTCGATACTTCTATATTCAATTCGTTCGTTCGCGCtcctgaacaacaaaaaaacatcacACAATACCAACTCATCACATTCCAAACTTACCTAGCTACACTCAGTTCGGTAGATAAGTTCCAGGCATCAGTCGTAGTATAAATGCTGACGTCGATTTGTCGACGTCAATGAAGTCGGCGTCGAcgtaataatgtatttttacaaatatatttatttatttggcgttAATTAGAGGAAAATCACATCAGAGGGTGGATGacgtatgtattacaatatcccGGGTAGGCTAAACTGGCCGTTTTGTTTATCGCTATTATTGCCT
This is a stretch of genomic DNA from Ptychodera flava strain L36383 chromosome 21, AS_Pfla_20210202, whole genome shotgun sequence. It encodes these proteins:
- the LOC139121058 gene encoding early endosome antigen 1-like isoform X6, whose protein sequence is MNLTMTDISTTRDQLDAMAELEKALMEVERERQSTPNGEVAPYDKMPQRLETVVEEESSRSDRARRHRKSNKLTETDGRQLAEAKKRRHRLGKESRLKTGKGFHKGKGSGWRVAGVIVKYVKVGRHGYLERAPLTAKRGFLDTSESNQSETQGYHSLKSECTDISSASICNSPDSMLAGNMENQNGSILSVHIDESRFPGQTSPGRVESKNSSSSFRAISEMPNQSEAGPQWKSEKMSKSTSSFLSKGNDFGRPKPSSSSRNATSMIPVPIRKSDATPVKNKSVTNPDRSNSAIARLQDSFSPGGIDYNSSGIEEDMLSSRYSVCSLSSGIMDDSSHVITGHLQQKQDSRIRPDKHSSSSSTAAQLKQENEDLRKELGYENQQKEKLKSALEAIQEDYEKLKHIEDHNSNWEDELQSVQTELRVSKLNNDEKQQLIESLQTENKSIQNEVNTLEKSNAELTTEKEELERKLSSIESQLEEAQNEVKWEENNALSLEAQVESLQIEITQLREDYNRILSDKETIEGEVLSLTSQMEEAKVPIDRSKTPDSRARTPDSQASAASISISEDKLAALKSEVKVWKERHGQLNTEKRVLDKKLDSTTKELENAKKCIKRLESSADAVVSKDADEVRRLAAIKESLEQELSVVKSLAGVRQTQSESLQKELNNIRNLADERLQEIRNLQEGLKNTQKLAKGREHEIDSLQQELVGTSGLAEDRHRQLEQLHEELETAKILADSEHREVGMLMEQLQSINELTESRNREVESLKKEMETATRWAEDKQLELQTLEQDLLGTQRVAEGRQKQIESLQALVADHSEANSTQGQKTALLLAETRSNREEIERLTRELTVKMKEAAADREVNEYLCNEKYKLQSEKCKLEDELAAVKDEFEKFKLNHTADDKILKAEVNELKAKLNTAEKMKDTLNSEISQISQTKVNLLGSDISETSDRLSSVNFDLASAKVEIESLRREHDVINAALASERKQCENLREEWQKELASKRRLQDKIHDLQVELDTSKATMDASNEYAAQLQQEKNQLHRDFQDTIRKLSDRDHYISKIQEHTGLSAENITRQYEREKHQVELERDSARHEVKRLKDEIELLGERLEQKDSQIISLKQALQELETQQRFGPHHEKEIQVRVLEEELNGTKLLASKLSLEKQSKEEMINDLRDALDKSNRSNTTLKQQLKQQRDATSSLIRNKEREHGDLTQNLTKSEAMLKTAEQNYQVVLESKTQLGTDMKLLENMISTLKTQLIEERSSRKLAEQKVHALKGTLEEERKKRAALKEEISELQLKLSKSEATMNFEKDRIRKMQETINNLESDTNSKDYKVQNLQDQVNKYQLEVAGLKRQLESNEEHWNEKNKYLSSELSYKRDILESDRRKLMDQVHQLTSDLDQKREIVEDKTREVMHLRRQLGDLSVDKEVLQSQLNQTQERLKTEKFTPQRSLDDLDSTAGYRSASRRSSEDFDIEPTRIELQTKPSHSRTHFYHKPISGLTRLEVEQMLFDLNKQIQKQLDDQKEVIKDRNDTDEKKKIATLENELSIERAFRSVEKLQIQALHDEMANLRQLLQSMKRSRDSLATDRNQQHVMNRMEEINHLIAQSHSRAQTLAFTSAGMALMANPVLGMNSKDFIDHLNTPTPSPFTPSN